A DNA window from Gorilla gorilla gorilla isolate KB3781 chromosome 19, NHGRI_mGorGor1-v2.1_pri, whole genome shotgun sequence contains the following coding sequences:
- the ABR gene encoding active breakpoint cluster region-related protein isoform X7: protein MWDPRAFERRWRAEFPGAEAPVPRLESVRDAERELERCRLNLERLQQVLAEEQLKASLLQAALAGGGGGDSGDPGRADPEAESPRGDPGRPDPEAESPRGDPGRPDPEAESPRGDPGRPDPEAESPRGDPGRPDPEAESPRGDPGRPDPEAESPRGDPGRPDPEAESPRGDPGRPDPEAESPRGDLPAGPGAAGEAGGGRSWADAVHQQLLQPQLRFRAQEDDAPLGDPQAAPGTDEGGDGSDHDFEMVDFNEKFILSHWLVAPCRFGTREQAERPGRACSPHRWMHLIPGGRRPQRGTRNLEQREAEAKDRPGSPLAAAETPRREHLSPWRRQRFLRVPERDSPGHSSPERDSDGSRHSSDREDGFSAGCSVCWGHVPTSGKGHGPHQPPLRTRFLLRRRRLASWLSRSLGARGEGEA, encoded by the exons ATGTGGGACCCCCGCGCGTTCGAGCGGCGCTGGCGGGCCGAGTTCCCCGGGGCGGAGGCGCCGGTCCCGAGGCTGGAGTCGGTGCGGGACGCGGAGCGGGAGCTGGAGCGCTGCAGACTCAACCTGGAGCGGCTGCAACAGGTGCTGGCGGAGGAGCAGCTCAAAGCCTCCCTCCTGCAGGCCGCGCTGGCCGGGGGCGGCGGCGGAGACTCCGGGGACCCCGGGCGCGCCGACCCCGAGGCTGAGTCTCCCCGCGGGGACCCCGGGCGCCCCGACCCCGAGGCTGAGTCTCCCCGCGGGGACCCCGGGCGCCCCGACCCCGAGGCTGAGTCTCCCCGCGGGGACCCCGGGCGCCCCGACCCCGAGGCTGAGTCTCCCCGCGGGGACCCCGGGCGCCCCGACCCCGAGGCTGAGTCTCCCCGCGGGGACCCCGGGCGCCCCGACCCCGAGGCTGAGTCTCCCCGCGGGGACCCCGGGCGCCCCGACCCCGAGGCTGAGTCTCCCCGCGGGGACCCCGGGCGCCCCGACCCCGAGGCTGAGTCTCCCCGCGGGGACCTGCCCGCCGGGCCCGGGGCGGCCGGAGAAGCCGGCGGGGGAAGGAGCTGGGCCGACGCCGTCCACCAGCAgctcctgcagccccagctgcgGTTCCGGGCCCAGGAGGACGACGCGCCCCTCGGGGACCCCCAGGCGGCTCCCGGCACGGACGAGGGGGGCGACGGCAGCGACCACGACTTCGAGATGGTGGATTTCAACGAGAAGTTCATCCTCAGCCACTGGCTGGTGGCCCCTTGCCGGTTCGGGACCCGCGAGCAGGCGGAGAGGCCGGGGCGGGCGTGCAGCCCCCACCGCTGGATGCACCTGATCCCCGGGGGGCGGCGGCCGCAGCGGGGGACCCGCAACCTGGAGCAGCGGGAGGCCGAGGCCAAGGACCGCCCGGGCTCGCCCCTCGCCGCAGCGGAGACCCCCAGGCGCGAGCACCTGTCCCCGTGGCGGCGCCAGAGGTTCCTGCGGGTGCCCGAGCGGGACTCGCCCGGCCACAGCTCGCCGGAGAGAGACAGCGACGGCAGCCGGCACAGCTCCGACCGCGAGGACGGCTTCTCCGCAG GCTGCTCTGTGTGTTGGGGCCACGTGCCAACTTCAGGGAAGGGCCACGGCCCTCACCAGCCCCCTCTGCGGACTCGTTTTCTTCTTAGAAGGCGGCGCCTGGCCTCTTGGCTTTCTAGGAGTCTGGGAgcaagaggggaaggggaggcttAG